The segment GAAAGGATTCCTAGCCTGGGGGTTGTACCGGCCCGGAGCGCCCGAGGCGGCGCTTGGGCCGGACTTCCATCCGGATCAGGGTGTAGGGGTAGCGGATGACCTCGAGGCCCTGTTTCCGGAGCCAATCCTCCAGCAGGGTGGCCTCGAGGCCCGCCGTGGAGTGCACCACGTAAAGCCGGCCCGCAAGCCTTTCCGGAGGTAGGCGCTTTAAGGCCTCCAAGGCGGTGCATCCCGCCAGGTGGTAGTCCAGGCTGACCACCCAGGCCTCTCCGAAGTCCTCGGGAACCTCCGGGGAGAAGCGCACCGCCTCCACGCCCCAGCGGGAGCGTAGAAAAAGCCCCAGCACCTCGTACCGCTCTGGGGAGTCGTCCACCACCCAGGCCCACCTCATCCTTCCACCTCCCCCACGAAGAGGTGCCAGTCCTCCCGCCCATCCCGGCTCACCGCCAGGTGGTAGCGAAAGGGTCGGAGCCTGGGGTCCACCTCGGCCAAGGCCCGCTCAAAGGGCGAGAGGAAGAAATCCCGGCCCGCTCGCCGTTCTCCCCGGGTTACTTCCCTCCTCGGCCGCACCACCAGGGCGAGCTTCCCCCCGGGGCGCACCGCCTCGAGGCTCAGGCGGAGGAGCTCCATCAGGTACTCGATGTAGGCCGCATACCGCTCTTCCGGAGGCTCCCGGTGTCCTTCCGAGGCCAGCCAGGAGGCAAAGGTGGGCGGATGGAGGACCAGGAGGGCGGCCTCGCCCTGGAAACGCTCCGGAAGGGTCCGGATGTCCGCCCGTTCCACCAGGGGTCCCTTGGGATCGATGTCCCCGCCCCAGGCCCGGCGGCCCAGGGCCCTGGCGGCTTCCACCACCGTGCCGTAGCCGGCCATAGGGTCCACCACCAGCTCCCCTCTTTCCGTGTAAAGGCCCACCAGGGCCCGGGCTACCCCCTGGGGCAAGGCCTCCTTCCGGGTTTCTGGGGGGAAAAGCCACACGGGAGCCCTGGGATCCAGGTCCTCCCCGTTCCTTCCCAGGCCGACCCACGCCTCCAGGGGCCGGTGAGCCAGGTCCTCCAGGGAAACCTTTCCCCGCTTCAGGGCCCGGGCCAGGCGGTGGGCCTCGCGCAAGGGGAGGCCCACCGCCAGGGCCTGCCGCAAGGGCTTTGGGAGGAAGGCCATGGGAAGGAGATCGTACCTGAGGTACTTGGCCTGTAGACCCACCGCCTGGGCGAAGGCCAGGAACGCCTCCCGGGGCAAGTCCAGAAGAGCCCGGGCCACCTCCTGCTCTTCCCCTTGGGCCAGCCCCTGCCGGCGAGCAGCCTCCAGAACTTCTTGGTAGATCAGCCACGCCCTACGCCTCATGCCTCCAGGCTAGGGGATGGAAGCCTTCCGTCGGACGGAAAAAACCTCCCTCCTATCCTGGGGCCAGGAGGTGGTTGGGGTGAAAGGAGCCTTCCGGGGAAAACCCTTGCTTAAGGACGGGGCCCTGTGGCGGTACCAGGGGGAGTGCGGCCTCTGGGAGATATGGAGGGTTTGGGGCAAGGGGGAGAAGGAGGACCAAGGCCAGGAGCTGGCCTACCGGCAGCTGGACTGGTTCAGCGTGCGGGGGCGTAGCGGAAGCCTGCGTAGCCCCCGCCGCTTGCACCGGGAGCTGGTGCTTTCAGGGGAGGCGGAAACCCGGTTCCTCCGGGACCAGAGGGGGAAGCTTTGGCTCTACCTGGCCACGGTGGCCGAGGGAAGGCCCCAACTCGTCTGCCGGCCCTATGCCTTCCTGCAAAGGCACCAGGCCAGCCTGGTCCACAGCGTCCTCACCGATGGGGAGGGGTTCCTGCTCCTGCCCGGGAATCCCCCGGGGGATGGCACCTTCCTGGGCAAGAGGCACCCTTCCTGCCCTCCCCTGCCACCGGACCTGGACCCGGCGGTGGTCTATGGCCTCGAGGAGCGGACCCTCTGGTGGGAGCTCTTGGTCTTGCATCGGGACTGGCTCCGCCGGAACGGGGCAAAGCCCAAGGGCGAGAGAGCGTAAACCCTACTGGGGGTGAAACCCAGATGCGTCCCGTGCCTTCTGCGATGGCTTATGGAGGTACTTCGTTGCCGATCTAGTCCATCCTACGATGGTTTTCTTTCAGCGAGGTCCCCATGTGAGGAACCCCAGAACCAGACCTACTCCATAACCTAATGTAGCCACCAGGAACAAAGCCTTCCGGGTGCTTTCGTGGGTAGGAGAGGGGGCTTCTTCGTTTAAAGCGTACGCTCCCCGTTTGCGCAAACGGACCCCGAGCCTTAAGGCTAAAGCAGCCATGGGGAAGCCGGCGTTGGGGGAAGGGGTTTTGGGGGCCTCCGTTAGAAGCCGGGGCCAAAGCCTCGGGGGGCAAACGAGGAGGCCGGCGATGCGGGAGGGAAGCAGGTTAAGGAGGTCGTCGGCCCGGGCGGCCACGGTGCCCCGGGGGCCATGCTGGGGATAGCCCCACATGGCATCGGCGGTGTTGGCATATCGGTACAGGGCTGCCCCTGCGAGGCCGAAAAGGGTGTAGTAGAGGAGGGGGGCGAGGAGGCTATCCGAGAGGTTCTCGGCCAGGCTTTCCAAGGCGGCTTCCCGTACCTCTTCTGGGGAGAGGTCCTTGGTGGGGCGGCTTACGATGCGGGAGAGCCTTGCCCTGGCTTCCTCCAAATCTTCTCCCAAGGCAGCCTCCACCCCCCTCACCTCCTCCAGAAGCATCCGCAGGCTGAAAAGGGGCTTCAGGAGAAGCCCTAAGGCTACCCAGCCCCAGGCCAGGGGCCTTAGGAGGAGGTCCAGAAGGAGGGCGGGGAAGGTGAAGAGGAAAGCCCCGAGGCCCCAGAAGAAGGCCCCGGACCAGAAACCCCGCACCCTGGGCCAAGCCCAGGCCAGGTAACGGCCCATGAGGACCACAGGGTGGATGCGGCTTGGAGGCTCGCCCAGGAGGGCGTCTAGCAGGAGGGATAATATCAGGCTCATGGGGCAAACTCCGTCCTTGGGCCCACGTGCGCTTCCATTATCCTAAGGAGCCTGGTCCGCGGTGGCCATCCCTTCGGTAAACGCAAACCCCTGTGGGGCAACGGGTCCCCACAAGGGCTTTTGGTTTGAGCCACTAGCGGGTTATGGTGAGGCTAGCTCCCTTGGGGAGTAGAAAGGTCACCGCAACCACCGCCCTGGTGGAGCCCGGGTTCCCCACCACGGCGTACTCCCCCGGGATTTCCACCCAGCCCTCTCCCGGCCTGTAGGTTTTTTCCCCTCCCTTCGCTCGCACCAGAATGCTACCCTCCACTACGGTGGCGTAACCCAGGCCGCCATGGGTGTGCTCGGGAGTCCAGGTTCCGGGTGCGAAATCCAGCACGACCTGAACCAGATCGAACTGGGTGGGAAGATTGACTTCCTCAAAGCGGTTCTGGTAGAGGGTGGTTGGCCCGGGGGGAAGGGTTTGCCCGGCGGTGGCGGTGGGCACGACAAGGGTAAGGGCAGCTCCCTTGGGTAGGAGAAAGGAAACGAAGAGCCGGGCCTTGGCCTGGGTGGCGTTGCCCACCTCGGCGGCAGTTCCTGGGTGTTCGATCCAGGTTTCCCCGGCCTTGTAGGCGGTGGTCTTTCCCGCTTCCTTCACGGTCATGGTGCCTTCCAGGACGCTGATAAAGCCCACACCTCCGTGGGTGTGTAAGGGCGTCCAGGCTCCGGGAGCGAAGTCCAGGAAGAACTGTACCAGCTGCATGCGGTGGGCGTCGGCAAAGGTGTTGGAAGCCAATGCCTGGGGTCCTGGTGGGAGCTGTTGTGCCTGGGCTACCACCAGGAAGAAAACTGCACTCCAAAGGATCCGGCCAAGCTTTTTCATTCTCGTTCCTCCGTTCAAACCTCGAGGCTCACCTTGACTGGCACCGGGTTGCGAAGGATATCCAGCACCGGTGAGGTCTTCTGCACGTAGTCGCACAGCTCCAGGAGCTTCTCCTGGGAGGCATCCGCCTTGACCCGATAGCGCACCCTGATGCCCTCGTAGCCGGGGCGTGCCTTTTCGGAGAGTCCCAAAAAGCCCTGGAGGTCCAAGTCGCCCTCAATATCGAACTCCAGGGCATCCACCTGGATTCCCCTGGCGGCGGCGTTGTAGATGAAGCCCACTGCCAGGCAGGAGGCCAGAGCATGCAGCACCACCTCCACCGCATTCGGGCCCTTGTCGGTTCCAAGCAGGACGGAGGGCTCGTCGCCCTCGAGGGTGAAGGGAGCGGCCCTCGAGGTGTCCTCATGCCCTGCTCCATAGAACCCCTGGATGCGGGTCTTGACGTTGCCCCCTGAAACCCAGTCGGTGTGCGAGCGGAAGCGGAAGCGGGCCAGGTTAGGGTCAGCCTGGATAGCCTGAACCGTGGCCACAAGCCCGTCGATGTCGATGCCGTTAAGCCGGTTTTGCGCGGTCATATCCTCCTCCTTAGGTGGGGTTGGACCTTGCCATCCCCAAGCTCAGGATGGAGGAACCCTCCTTCCCAGAACCTTCCCGCGGGCATCCCAAGGGGGCTGGTTGGGGAAATACGCTTTCTGGGCCCGAGGAACTTCGAGCTGGCCAGGCTGGGTCAGGCCACCCGTGTCCATGAAGGCGAAACCAACCGGATAGGGGTCCTCAAGGCATAAGGAATGGAGTTCCAGAAGGTAAGCAGTCCGAGAGGCGGGGTATCAGGTCGATGGCGTGGCCCAGCGTGCGGAAAATGGAGGCGGCCTCGGCCAAGGCTACCCCGGCCTCTTCTGCCTGGCCTTGGGCAGCCAGGACCTCACCCTCCATCCACCGCGCCTGGGCGTAGCCAGACTGGTTCTGGAAGGCAGCGGCCAGTTCCGTGGCCTTGCGGGCGTAGTTCAAAGCGGTTTCCAGCTCCCCCGAGCACAGATGGTAGGCGGCAAGAGCTGGAAAAAGCTGAACGCTACAGACCGGACACTGCGCCCCGGAAACCTCGAGGCCCCTGCTCTTTTCGGCCAGCGTATGAAGGGCATCCAGGTCGCCAACGGCGAGCCGATTCCAGAGCCCGGCAGCGTAGAGGCGCGCCAGACAGTGATCGCGGACGGCCGCTTCTTGAGCGGCCTCGAGGCCCTGCTGTACCGCTTGCCACCCGGCTTCCAGCTCACCCCGTGCGGTGTGGAGTAGGGCTTCGCGCGCACGGGTGTAGGCCTCGCCCGCTGGGGAACCGATCCTTTGGTGCAACTCGAGGGCGCGTCCTAGGTGGTGCGCAGCCTGGTGGAAGTTGGCCCGAAGGAGCTCCATGCTTCCCAGCGCATAGTGGCACACCGCCACGCAACGCAGGTTGCCCATGGCTTGGGCGTGCTCCTGCACCTGGTGGACAAAGGTCTGGGCCTGCCGGTAAGGGTCTTCGCCATAGACGTGGTACTCCCATAGGCACAGGTGGGCGTCGGTGGCGAGGGCCACTTCCGGCGACCAGCCGGCCAGCCCACGCTTGAGCTCGTAGTGCAAGCCCTCCTCCCAGCGGCCCAGGGGCAGG is part of the Thermus caldilimi genome and harbors:
- a CDS encoding DNA methyltransferase, whose translation is MRRRAWLIYQEVLEAARRQGLAQGEEQEVARALLDLPREAFLAFAQAVGLQAKYLRYDLLPMAFLPKPLRQALAVGLPLREAHRLARALKRGKVSLEDLAHRPLEAWVGLGRNGEDLDPRAPVWLFPPETRKEALPQGVARALVGLYTERGELVVDPMAGYGTVVEAARALGRRAWGGDIDPKGPLVERADIRTLPERFQGEAALLVLHPPTFASWLASEGHREPPEERYAAYIEYLMELLRLSLEAVRPGGKLALVVRPRREVTRGERRAGRDFFLSPFERALAEVDPRLRPFRYHLAVSRDGREDWHLFVGEVEG
- the cbiB gene encoding adenosylcobinamide-phosphate synthase CbiB, producing the protein MSLILSLLLDALLGEPPSRIHPVVLMGRYLAWAWPRVRGFWSGAFFWGLGAFLFTFPALLLDLLLRPLAWGWVALGLLLKPLFSLRMLLEEVRGVEAALGEDLEEARARLSRIVSRPTKDLSPEEVREAALESLAENLSDSLLAPLLYYTLFGLAGAALYRYANTADAMWGYPQHGPRGTVAARADDLLNLLPSRIAGLLVCPPRLWPRLLTEAPKTPSPNAGFPMAALALRLGVRLRKRGAYALNEEAPSPTHESTRKALFLVATLGYGVGLVLGFLTWGPR
- a CDS encoding cupin domain-containing protein produces the protein MKKLGRILWSAVFFLVVAQAQQLPPGPQALASNTFADAHRMQLVQFFLDFAPGAWTPLHTHGGVGFISVLEGTMTVKEAGKTTAYKAGETWIEHPGTAAEVGNATQAKARLFVSFLLPKGAALTLVVPTATAGQTLPPGPTTLYQNRFEEVNLPTQFDLVQVVLDFAPGTWTPEHTHGGLGYATVVEGSILVRAKGGEKTYRPGEGWVEIPGEYAVVGNPGSTRAVVAVTFLLPKGASLTITR
- a CDS encoding OsmC family protein, which gives rise to MTAQNRLNGIDIDGLVATVQAIQADPNLARFRFRSHTDWVSGGNVKTRIQGFYGAGHEDTSRAAPFTLEGDEPSVLLGTDKGPNAVEVVLHALASCLAVGFIYNAAARGIQVDALEFDIEGDLDLQGFLGLSEKARPGYEGIRVRYRVKADASQEKLLELCDYVQKTSPVLDILRNPVPVKVSLEV